The Mycobacteriales bacterium DNA segment GCCAGCCGATGCATCCCGACTCCATCGGGTCGACCCGGCGCCTGATCGGCCAGGGCCGGCACTGGCTGTGGTGGGTGGACGGCACGCCCGTCTGCATGGTCGGTCACAACCCCGCGGTCGCCGGCGCGACCCGGATCGGCCCGGTCTGGACGCCACGCGAGCACCGCCGGCACGGGTACGCGGCCGCCGCGACCGCCGCCGTCTCCGCCGAGCTGCGGCCGGGCCGGGTGCTGCTCTACGCCGACGACGCGGATCCGACCGCGGTCGGCGTGTACACCCGCGTCGGCTTCCGACCGGTCGGCGAGTGGGTGAACTGGCGCCTGGAATACTGAGCCGCTGCTGGACCCCGACGATCGGAGAGCCACCCCGTGTGCGGCCTGCTCGGATTCCTCAGCAACGACGGCACGGCCAAGGAGGTCCGCGACGACCTGGCCGCGGCCCTCGACCTGTGCCGGCACCGGGGCCCGGACGAGGGCGGCACCCTGCACGACGAGGACACCGTCCTCGGCTTCCGGCGGCTGTCGATCATCGACCTGGACTCCAGCCACCAGCCCCTGCCGTACGACGACGGGCGCTTCTGGCTGCTGTTCAACGGCGAGATCTACAACTACCTGGAGCTGCGGGAGCGGCTGGTCCGCGAGCACGGGGCCGAGTTCGCCACCGACGGGGACGGCGAGGTGATCCTGGCCGCGTACAAGTACCTGGGCGAGGACTGCGTCTCGCTGCTGCGCGGCATGTTCGCCTTCCTGATCTGGGACAGCCAGGAGCGGGTGCTGTTCGGTGCCCGCGACTGGTTCGGGATCAAGCCGCTCTACACGACCACCGACTCCCGCGGCACGTTCTTCGGCTCGGAGAAGAAGTCGCTGCTGGCGCTGGCCCAGGGGCCCGGCGGCAACGGGGCCGAGCTGGACACCCGCTCGCTGCAGCACTACCTGACGCTGCAGTACGTCCCGGAGCCGGCCAGCATGCACGCCGGCATCACCCGGATCGAGAGCGGCACGGCGTTCCGGCAGCGGCCCGGCGGCTCGCTGGAGACCTGGCGCTACTTCCGGCCGGCGTTCCCGATCCGGCCGGTCGGCGTCGAGGAGCGCCTCTACACCGAGATCCGCGAGGTGCTGGAGGACTCGGTCGCCAAGCACATGCGGGCCGACGTCACGGTCGGCTCGTTCCTGTCCGGCGGCATCGACTCGACCGCGATCGCGGCGCTGGCCAAGCGGCACAACCCGGACCTGATCACGTTCACCACCGGGTTCCAGCGCGAGGGCTACTCCGAGGTCGACGTGGCGGCGGAGTCCGCGGCCGCGATCGGTGTCCGGCACGTGGTCAAGACCGTCTCCCCGCAGGAGATGATGGACACGCTGCCGCTGATCGTCTGGTATCTCGACGACCCGGTGGCCGACCCGGCCCTGGTCCCGCTCTACTTCGTCGCCCGCGAGGCCCGCAAGCACGTGAAGGTCGTGCTGTCCGGCGAGGGCGCGGACGAGCTGTTCGGCGGCTACAACATCTACCGGGAGCCGTCCTCGCTGCGGGCGCTCACCTCCCTGCCCGGGCCGCTGCGGTCCGCGCTCGGCTCGGTCTCCTCGCGGCTGCCGCAGGGCCTGCGCGGCAAGGACCTGCTGCGCCGCGGCGCGATCCCGCTGGAGGAGCGTTACTACGGCAACGCGCGCATCTTCCGCGACGACGAGCTCGGGTTCCTGCGCAGCCGGGACCCGGAGGTCTCCTTCCGCGACGTCACCGACCCGCTGTACGCGGCGATCGCCGGCGCCGACGACGTGACCCGCATGCAGTACGTCGACCTGTTCACCTGGCTGCGCGGCGACATCCTGGTCAAGGCCGACAAGATGACGATGGCGAACTCGCTGGAGCTGCGGGTGCCGTTCCTGGACACCGAGGTGTTCCGGATCGCCTCGACGCTGCCGGTGAACCAGCGCGTCACCAAGGAGCAGACCAAGGTGGCGCTGCGGCGGGCGCTGGCCTCGGTCGTCCCTCCGCACGTGCTGGAGCGGCGCAAGCTCGGCTTCCCGGTCCCGATCCGGCACTGGCTCAAGGACGAGATGTACGACTGGGCCCGCGACATCATCGACGCCAGCGGCACCGAGTACCTCATCGAACGGGCGGCGATCCGGCGGATGCTGGACGAGCACCGGGCCGGGCCGCACGACTCCAGCCGCAAGCTCTGGACCGTCCTGGTGTTCATGATCTGGCACGGGATCTTCGTCGAGCGCCGGATCGCCCCGGAGGTCCCGGCGACGGTCTACCCGGTCAGCCTCTGAGCGTCGGCGGTCGTGACCGGTCCCGAGGGGCTCGTCCGGCTGCGGGTGAGCGAGCCGACCGAGGCGCTGGAGACCGCGCCCAGCGCCATCATCGGTGCCACCGCGTCCTGGATGCGGGCCCAGCGCTCGGCCGGCGTGCCCTCGCCGCCGCCGCGGACGTCGAGGTGGAGCCGGTTCTTCCCGGTCTTGCGCTCGGGCACCGGTTGGAAGAACACGGTCGGGCCGACGCCCGCGGGGTCGACGATCATGTAGCCGTCGTCTCACCACGCCCGCCGGCGCACCCATGGACCGGCGCTCAGGCGAGGTGGGCGCGGACCTCGTCGGCGGCGGCGGAGCCGTAGACCTCGCCGAGGCGGGCGACGAAGGCGGCCGGCTCGATCGCGTACTCCTGCGGGCCGTCGGCCTCCAGGACGTGCGTCGCGATCGTGGCGCCGACCTGGGCCGAGCGCTCCGGGGACAGGCCCCAGGAGGTCGCGGCCAGGAAGCCGGACCGGAACCCGTCGCCGACGCCGGTCGGGTCGACGACCTCGCGGGGCGGCACCACCGGGATCCGCAGCGGGGTCGTGTCCTGGGACTCGATCCGGATGCCGTCCGCGCCGTACGTGGTGATCCGGGTGCGGACCCGCTTGAGCACCTCGCCGTCGCTCCAGCCGGTCTTCTGCTCCAGCAGGGCCTTCTCGTAGTCGTTGGTGAACAGGTACGTCGCGCCGTCCACCAGCCGCTTGATGTCCTCGCCGCCCATCAGGGCCATCTGCTGGGACGGGTCGGCCGCGAACGGGTAGCCGCGCTCCCGGCATTCGTCGGTGTGCCGCAGCATCGCCTCCGGGTCGTCCGGCGCGATGCAGACCACGTCGAACCCGCCGACCCGGGCCGAGATCGGGGCCAGCTCGATCAGCCGGGCCTCGGACATCGCGCCCGGGTAGAACGAGGCGATCTGGCACTGGTCGTCGTCGGTGGTGCAGACGAACCGGGCGGTGTGCGCGGTCTCGCTGATCAGCACCGAGTCGCAGTCGACGTTGTGCCGCTCCAGCCAGGCGCGGTAGTCGGCGAAGTCCTCGCCGGCCGCGCCGACCAGGATCGGGCGCTGACCGAGCTGACCCAGGCCGTACGCGATGTTGGCGCCGATCCCGCCCCGCCGGATGACGAGGTCGTCCACCAGGAACGACAGCGACACCTTGTGCAGGTGCTCCGGCAGCAGCTGCTCGGAGAACTTGCCGGCGAAGTGCATGAGGTGGTCGGCGGCGATCGAGCCGGTCACGGCGATGGGCACGGTGGGTCCTCGTGGGGTTCGGGAAGTGGTGGTACGGGCCGCACCGTGGGCGACCCCGAGCAGCCTACCCACCGTTCGGCCGTATCCCCGGAACCGTGCCGCGCCGTACGGCGTCGCAGCGGCGTCAGGCGGTACGGCCCGGTGGGCGGGAGGAACGATGCGTGAGCAGCAGCTCACCGCGGGTCGGCCGCTGCTGCCGCTGATCCACGTACGACCGGCGCGGACCGCCTCCCACACCGCGATCGCCGCGCCGGCCCAGCTCGGGCTGGAGTCGGGGTGGTGGTGAGGGCGATCGCGTAGCCGATCTCGGGCGCCACGGCCCCGGGTGGGAGCCGGCCACGCGGGGCAGCGCCCGGCGACGCCGCCCCCGGTGGACCCGCGCCGGGTGGTGCGGGTGTACACGCCGGGTCCGCCGGGGTGAGAACAGCAGCGAGCCGCGCCCGGACATCTCCGGGCGCGGCTCGCGAACGCTCAGGCGATCTCTAGCTGAACGAGTCGCCGCACGCGCAGGAGCTCTGCGCGTTGGGGTTGTCGATCGTGAAGCCCTGCCGCTCGATCGAGTCGACGAAGTCGATCGTCGCACCGCTGAGGTAGGGCACGCTCATCCGGTCCACGACGACCCCGACGCCACCGAAGTCGGTGACCTCGTCGCCGTCGATCGACCGCTCGTCGAAGAACAGCGAATACCGCAGACCGGAGCATCCGCCCGGCTGCACGGCGATGCGAAGCCGCAGGTCGTCACGGCCCTCCTGGTCCAGCAGGGCCTTGACCTTGGTGGCCGCGCCGTCGGTGAGGATCACCGACTTCTGCGCCTCGGTCGTCGTCTCCGTCGTCTCCAGGGACACGGTCTCTCCACTCGCTCGGGTCGCCTTCAGCGGGGCCAACAGCCGCCCGCCCTCCGGTCTTCCCCATCGTACGTCCGTGATCGGCGGACGTGCCTGCGGACCGGGTGTGTCCCGGGGCTCAGCACGGCCGGAGACCCGGGCTCAGCCCCGGCTCCACTCCCGGGCGACCCGCGCCGCCAGCTCGGACAGCCGCGCCGCCGGCCGCGCCAGCGCCGCCTCGACCGACCCCGCCTGCTCGGCCACCGAGTACGCCGCCTCGACCCCGGCCGCGGCCGCCTCCTGCCGCCCCAGCGACACCTGCCCGGCTAGCACCAGGCACGGAATCCCCTGCTCAGTGGCCACGGCGGCCACGCTGCCGGGCACCTTCCCGCGCAGCGACTGGAAGTCGAACGAGCCCTCGCCGGTGATGACCAGGTCGGCCTCGGCGATCGTGCCGGTCAGGTCGACCGCAGCCGCGACCAGCTCCAGCCCGGACCGCCGGGACGCGCCCAGCGCCAGCATCGCGGCCCCGAGCCCACCGGCGGCGCCGGCCCCGGGCAGGTCGGCCAGGTTGTCGGGCGCGCCCGGCAGGTCCCGGACGGCCACCTCGGCCCACCGGGCCAGTGCCGCGTCGAGCCGGTCGAAGTCCTCCGGCCGCAGCCCCTTCTGCGGCCCGAAGACCGCGGTCGCGCCCTGCGGCCCGCACAGCGGGTTGTCCACGTCGGTGGCCGCGACCAGCGCCGCCCCGCGCAGCTGGACGGTCCCGTCGAGGCGGTCCAGCGCGGCCAGCGGCAGCCCCCCGTACGGCAGGGCGGAGCCGGTCGCGTCCAGCGCGGTCACCCCGAGCGCGGTGAGCATGCCCATGCCGGCGTCGTTGGTGGCCGACCCGCCGAGCCCGACCACGACCGTCGACGCGCCGGCCTCGACCGCGGCCGCCAGCAGGGCCCCGATCCCGTACGAGGTGGCGACGAGCGGGTCGCGCTCCTTCGCGGTGAGCAGGTGCAGGCCGTTGGCCTGGGCCGACTCGACGTACGCGGTGTCGCCGGCGACCAGCACCGCGCCCACCACCGGCCGGCCGAGCGCGTCGGTCGTCGGCACCGGGACGGTCTGCCCGTCCAGCACCGTGGACAGCACGTCGACGAACCCGGGGCCGCCGTCCGACAGCGGCAGCAGCACCAGCTCGTCGCCGGGCGCCACCTGCTCCCAGCCGGCCTTGATGGCTTCCGCGGCCTCGACCGCCGACAACGTCCCGCCGAACCCGTCCGGCGCCAGCACCACTCGCACGGCGGAAGTCTGGCCTATGTGATCGAACTCAGGAACCCCGCCAGCATCGGCAGGAACCCCGGCGCGAACCGCTCCGCGGGCCGGGCGCCCGGACCCGGCACGGTCAGCCCGTGCCCGGCCGCGGGGAACACGGCCAGCCCGGCCAGCGCGGGCGCGTGCGCGACCCAGGCGGCGACGCTCTCCGGCACGTCCACCAGCGGGTCGGCCGCGCCGAACAAAACCAGCGCCGGGCAGCGCATCCCGGGCAGCACCGCGGCCGGCTCGAAGCCGATCAGCCGGGCCAGGTACGCGAGCATCGCGGGCGAGTCGAAGTCCGCGGTGGCCACGGCGTACCAGGGCTCGGCGGCGTGGCGGCGCTGGTCGGCGTGCACGGCGACCGGGTCCTCGCCGGCCGCGAGCCGGTCGGACCGCTCGTCCACCCAGGCCAGCGCGGCCTCCGCCGGCAGCCCGGCCGTACGCAGGTCGACCGTGATCCGGTGCCGGTCCTGCGCCCGCGGCCCGACGCCGGGGCCGGACACCGAGACCAGGAAGTCGGCCGTGTCCGCGGCGAGCATGCCGACCCAGCCACCCTGGCTGACGCCGAGGTGGCCGGCCGGGCCGGTGACGTCGGGGTGCCGGCGCAGCACGTCCAGCGCGGCCCGGGACTCCGCGGCGCGCTCGGGCAGCGTCTGGGTCAGGAAGTCACCGGGCGAGCCGCCGCAGCCGGGCCGGTCGTGGGCGAGCACGACCACGCCGAGCTCGGCGATCCGCTCGGCCCAGCCGCCCCAGTCCTCGCAGGTCCCGGGCCCGGAGCCGTCCACCAGCACGATGCCCGGGCCCGGCCGCCCCGGCGACCAGGTCAGCGCCCGCAGCGGCCCGACAGCCGTCTCCTCAGTCCTCGACACTGAACCCTCCATGGGACGAGGTGCCGGCGCCGGTCGCTCCAGGGGATGGGGTGCCGGCGCCTCCGGTGGACGGGGTGCCGGCCAGCAGTACCCGGACGAAGCGGGTGTCCGCGGGGCGTGCGGCCGGGTCCGCCAGCCGGCCCACGTACGGCTCCAGGACCGCCTCGAGCGCCAGCCGGATCGACTCCAGCTCGGCCGGGGTGACCGGCAGGCTGGCGCCGCTGAGGAACGCGGTCTCCTGCCACTCGACCGGCTCGCCGTCGCGGCGGCCGGTCCAGTCCAGCATCTTGGCCGCCTCCCGCTGCACGAAGACCCGGTCGAGCTGGTCGGTCAGCGGCCCCGACTCCCAGCCCTGCCGGACGTCGGTCAGCCGCCAGGTCCGCTCGCGACGGTCCGGGCCGGGCGGCGCCTCCTCGACGAAGCCGTACTTGGCCAGTTGCCGCAGGTGGAACGAGCAGTTGGCCTGGCTGACGCCGAGCTCCCGGCCGCAGCGGGCCGCGGTGGACGGGCCGAGCGTGCCCAGCGTCTCGATCAGGTCCAGCCGCAGCGGGTGGGCGAGCGCCCGCATCGCGAGAGGGTCGGTGATCCGCACGACCCCAAAGCTATCTTTGACAGTACGGGACGTCAAAGCCTTCTTTGAGGATCGCGGATATCACCGGCACGCACCCGTCCGGACAAGGAAGATGAAGGCATGACCTCGGTGGAGGACCTGGACCTGCCGGCCGGCGTGACCCCGACCCCGCTGGCGCTGCTGCTGCTCGGCCGCGCGGCGGATCGCGACTCCGAGCGCGGCGTCGACTGCCCGGGCGACCTCCCGGCCGCCTCCGACCCCGACCTGGTCGAGCGGGCCCGGACCGCGCGGGCGGCGCTGGGCGAGCGGGCGTTCGTGCTCGGGCACCACTACCAGCGCGAGGAGGTCATCGAGTTCGCCGACGTGACCGGCGACTCGTTCACGCTGGCCCAGCAGGCCGCGGCCCGGCCGGACGCCGAGTTCATCGTGTTCTGCGGCGTGCATTTCATGGCCGAGAGCGCCGACATCCTCACGTCCGCGGCGCAGCAGGTCGTGCTGCCCGATCTCGCGGCCGGCTGCTCGATGGCCGACATGGCGACCTTCGACCAGGTCGAGGACGCCTGGGACGTGCTCGCCGACGCGGGCGTGGCCGAGGCGACCGTGCCGGTGACGTACATGAACTCCGCGGCCGCCATCAAGGGCTTCACCGGCCGGCACGACGGCACCGTCTGCACGTCCTCCAACGCCAGGCGCGCGCTGGACTGGGCCTTCGGCGAGCGCGGCGCGGAGAAGGTGCTGTTCCTGCCCGACCAGCATCTCGGCCGCAACACCGCGGTGCTGGAGATGGGGATGTCGCTGGCGGACTGCGTCCTGTTCGACCCGCACAAGCCCGGCGGTGGCGTCACCCCGCAGGCGCTGCGGGACGCGCGGATGATCCTCTGGCGCGGGCACTGCTCGGTGCACGGGCGGTTCCGGCTGGACGCGGTCCGCGACGTGCGGGAGCGGATCCCGGGTGTGCAGGTGATCGTCCATCCCGAGTGCCGGCACGAGGTCGTCACCGCGGCCGACCAGGTCGGCTCGACCGAGTTCATCATCCGGGCGATCGAGGCCGCGCCGGCCGGCTCGACGTTCGCGGTCGGCACCGAGCTCAACCTCGTGCAGCGGCTGGCGACGCGGCATCCGGACAAGACGATCGTGTTCCTGGAGAAGACCGTCTGCTACTGCTCGACGATGAACCGGATCGACCTCCCGCACCTGGTCCGTTCGCTGGAGTCGCTCGCGGCCGGCCAGGTGGTCAACCGGATCACGGTCGAGCCGGAGACCGCGCGGTACGCCCGCACGGCCCTCGACCAGATGCTCGCCCTGCCTTAGCGGATCCCGTCCGTCTGCACCTGCGGTCGAGGGTTGTCCCCGGCACCGTCGGACCGGGACGGCTCGGGCCGGGACGCCGGCGGGCCTCCTGTCGGGGCGCGTCAGCGTGAAGTACGACTTCGCCCCGGCGCGGGTTGTGTGGGCTGAGCCTGCACTAGGCTTTGCCGGGTGAGGCTGCTGCGGCGCCGGAGCGACTCTCCGGCCGAGGTCGACCCCGCCGAGCCGGTCGGCGTGCTGGACGACGGCCGCCCCGGGGGCAAGGGCCGCCCGACGCCGCGCCGCCGCGAGGCGCAGAAGCGCCGCACCGGTCCGGTCGCGCCGCCGCCGAAGACCCGCCGCGAGGCGTACCGGCGGATGCGCCAGCAGGGCGACAGCCGCAAGTCCGAGACCCGCGAGGGCATCAAGGCCGGCGACGAGCGCTTCCTGACCCCGCGCGACCGCGGCCCGGAGCGGCAGCTGGTGCGCAACATCGTCGACTCCCGCCGCAACGCCGGGACGCTGTTCCTGCTCTCCGCGGTGATCTACTTCGTCGGCCTGCTGGTCCCGAGCGTGCAGATCAAGGCGGCCATCACCGCGCTCTGGCTGACCGTGCTGGTCCTGCTGATCGTCGACTCGACGGTGATCGGCCTGCGGATCCGCAAGCTCATGCGGGCGCGCTTCCCCGACTCCGGCCAGAAGCTGTCCACGCTGGTCTTCTACGGCGCCACCCGGGCCACGATGATCCGCCGCTGGCGGGCGCCGAAGCCGGCGGTCGAGGTCGGCGACGCGATCTAGGCCGGTGTCCGGCCCGGACTAGGCTCGGCCGAGTGGAATTTCGTCGCCTCGGCCGCAGCGGCCTGACCATCAGCGAGATCGCGTACGGCAACTGGATCACGCACGGGAGCCAGGTCGAGGAGGACGCGGCCAAGGCCTGCGTCGCCGCGGC contains these protein-coding regions:
- the asnB gene encoding asparagine synthase (glutamine-hydrolyzing) is translated as MCGLLGFLSNDGTAKEVRDDLAAALDLCRHRGPDEGGTLHDEDTVLGFRRLSIIDLDSSHQPLPYDDGRFWLLFNGEIYNYLELRERLVREHGAEFATDGDGEVILAAYKYLGEDCVSLLRGMFAFLIWDSQERVLFGARDWFGIKPLYTTTDSRGTFFGSEKKSLLALAQGPGGNGAELDTRSLQHYLTLQYVPEPASMHAGITRIESGTAFRQRPGGSLETWRYFRPAFPIRPVGVEERLYTEIREVLEDSVAKHMRADVTVGSFLSGGIDSTAIAALAKRHNPDLITFTTGFQREGYSEVDVAAESAAAIGVRHVVKTVSPQEMMDTLPLIVWYLDDPVADPALVPLYFVAREARKHVKVVLSGEGADELFGGYNIYREPSSLRALTSLPGPLRSALGSVSSRLPQGLRGKDLLRRGAIPLEERYYGNARIFRDDELGFLRSRDPEVSFRDVTDPLYAAIAGADDVTRMQYVDLFTWLRGDILVKADKMTMANSLELRVPFLDTEVFRIASTLPVNQRVTKEQTKVALRRALASVVPPHVLERRKLGFPVPIRHWLKDEMYDWARDIIDASGTEYLIERAAIRRMLDEHRAGPHDSSRKLWTVLVFMIWHGIFVERRIAPEVPATVYPVSL
- a CDS encoding VOC family protein, producing MIVDPAGVGPTVFFQPVPERKTGKNRLHLDVRGGGEGTPAERWARIQDAVAPMMALGAVSSASVGSLTRSRTSPSGPVTTADAQRLTG
- a CDS encoding carbohydrate kinase family protein, encoding MPIAVTGSIAADHLMHFAGKFSEQLLPEHLHKVSLSFLVDDLVIRRGGIGANIAYGLGQLGQRPILVGAAGEDFADYRAWLERHNVDCDSVLISETAHTARFVCTTDDDQCQIASFYPGAMSEARLIELAPISARVGGFDVVCIAPDDPEAMLRHTDECRERGYPFAADPSQQMALMGGEDIKRLVDGATYLFTNDYEKALLEQKTGWSDGEVLKRVRTRITTYGADGIRIESQDTTPLRIPVVPPREVVDPTGVGDGFRSGFLAATSWGLSPERSAQVGATIATHVLEADGPQEYAIEPAAFVARLGEVYGSAAADEVRAHLA
- the erpA gene encoding iron-sulfur cluster insertion protein ErpA codes for the protein METTETTTEAQKSVILTDGAATKVKALLDQEGRDDLRLRIAVQPGGCSGLRYSLFFDERSIDGDEVTDFGGVGVVVDRMSVPYLSGATIDFVDSIERQGFTIDNPNAQSSCACGDSFS
- a CDS encoding glycerate kinase translates to MRVVLAPDGFGGTLSAVEAAEAIKAGWEQVAPGDELVLLPLSDGGPGFVDVLSTVLDGQTVPVPTTDALGRPVVGAVLVAGDTAYVESAQANGLHLLTAKERDPLVATSYGIGALLAAAVEAGASTVVVGLGGSATNDAGMGMLTALGVTALDATGSALPYGGLPLAALDRLDGTVQLRGAALVAATDVDNPLCGPQGATAVFGPQKGLRPEDFDRLDAALARWAEVAVRDLPGAPDNLADLPGAGAAGGLGAAMLALGASRRSGLELVAAAVDLTGTIAEADLVITGEGSFDFQSLRGKVPGSVAAVATEQGIPCLVLAGQVSLGRQEAAAAGVEAAYSVAEQAGSVEAALARPAARLSELAARVAREWSRG
- a CDS encoding alpha/beta hydrolase codes for the protein MSRTEETAVGPLRALTWSPGRPGPGIVLVDGSGPGTCEDWGGWAERIAELGVVVLAHDRPGCGGSPGDFLTQTLPERAAESRAALDVLRRHPDVTGPAGHLGVSQGGWVGMLAADTADFLVSVSGPGVGPRAQDRHRITVDLRTAGLPAEAALAWVDERSDRLAAGEDPVAVHADQRRHAAEPWYAVATADFDSPAMLAYLARLIGFEPAAVLPGMRCPALVLFGAADPLVDVPESVAAWVAHAPALAGLAVFPAAGHGLTVPGPGARPAERFAPGFLPMLAGFLSSIT
- a CDS encoding helix-turn-helix domain-containing protein; translation: MRITDPLAMRALAHPLRLDLIETLGTLGPSTAARCGRELGVSQANCSFHLRQLAKYGFVEEAPPGPDRRERTWRLTDVRQGWESGPLTDQLDRVFVQREAAKMLDWTGRRDGEPVEWQETAFLSGASLPVTPAELESIRLALEAVLEPYVGRLADPAARPADTRFVRVLLAGTPSTGGAGTPSPGATGAGTSSHGGFSVED
- the nadA gene encoding quinolinate synthase NadA, whose amino-acid sequence is MTSVEDLDLPAGVTPTPLALLLLGRAADRDSERGVDCPGDLPAASDPDLVERARTARAALGERAFVLGHHYQREEVIEFADVTGDSFTLAQQAAARPDAEFIVFCGVHFMAESADILTSAAQQVVLPDLAAGCSMADMATFDQVEDAWDVLADAGVAEATVPVTYMNSAAAIKGFTGRHDGTVCTSSNARRALDWAFGERGAEKVLFLPDQHLGRNTAVLEMGMSLADCVLFDPHKPGGGVTPQALRDARMILWRGHCSVHGRFRLDAVRDVRERIPGVQVIVHPECRHEVVTAADQVGSTEFIIRAIEAAPAGSTFAVGTELNLVQRLATRHPDKTIVFLEKTVCYCSTMNRIDLPHLVRSLESLAAGQVVNRITVEPETARYARTALDQMLALP
- a CDS encoding DUF3043 domain-containing protein, translating into MRLLRRRSDSPAEVDPAEPVGVLDDGRPGGKGRPTPRRREAQKRRTGPVAPPPKTRREAYRRMRQQGDSRKSETREGIKAGDERFLTPRDRGPERQLVRNIVDSRRNAGTLFLLSAVIYFVGLLVPSVQIKAAITALWLTVLVLLIVDSTVIGLRIRKLMRARFPDSGQKLSTLVFYGATRATMIRRWRAPKPAVEVGDAI